In Dysidea avara chromosome 3, odDysAvar1.4, whole genome shotgun sequence, a single window of DNA contains:
- the LOC136251602 gene encoding uncharacterized protein gives MDEAGFLPYSGESLATGLSDAVRPLLQPAQGRRKWTREENTELTARAVIHSNKLLTEFELQAIQQSVSADAAADAKGADTIIGYALCNPVKPDELLDEIVSPKKFDPVRVNVSFDGTAPNETASPKCDPVRLNVSSDGTVPIFDYVLSDDVVSPATVLTTSPAVGAVNVAAREFDSVLSCARHCFSKATPEMARMFEQDPCVQSC, from the exons ATGGACGAAGCGGGTTTTTTGCCCTATTCGGGTGAGAGCCTTGCCACTGGGTTGTCGGACGCTGTGCGTCCTTTGTTGCAACCAGCCCAGGGACGGCGGAAATGGACTCGTGAGGAGAATACTGAATTGACG GCTCGTGCtgtgatacactctaataagCTTTTGACTGAGTTTGAGCTGCAGGCCATTCAACAATCAGTATCAGCGGATGCAGCTGCTGATGCCAAGGGTGCAGATACTATCATTGGCTATGCTCTGTGTAATCCTGTAAAGCCAGATGAGTTGCTTGACGAAATTGTCTCTCCTAAGAAGTTTGATCCTGTTCGGGTGAATGTATCATTTGATGGCACTGCTCCAAACGAAACTGCCTCTCCTAAGTGTGATCCTGTTCGGCTGAATGTGTCATCTGATGGCACTGTTCCTATTTTTGATTATGTATTAAGTGATGATGTTGTGAGCCCTGCTACTGTGTTGACGACTAGTCCTGCTGTTGGTGCTGTCAATGTAGCTGCCAGGGAATTTGACTCAGTGCTGTCATGTGCTAGGCATTGCTTCTCTAAGGCTACGCCTGAAATGGCACGGATGTTTGAACAG GACCCCTGTGTCCAGAGTTGCTGA